A genomic segment from Aquila chrysaetos chrysaetos chromosome 11, bAquChr1.4, whole genome shotgun sequence encodes:
- the OLFM2 gene encoding noelin-2 isoform X2 has product MRFIPGLLLLLSAGSPAMQTLFQSPDEGWQVYTSAQAPDGKCLCTAVIPVQGTCSRDLRSHQLRQLMEKVQNISQSMEVLDLRTYRDLQYVRNTESLMKGLDSRLKVAAESQKSLNAKSFQELKDKMTELLPLMPVLDQYKSDTRLIVHLKEEVRNLSGSLLAIQEEMGAYDYEELQQRVLMLEARLHACMQKLGCGKLTGVSNPITIRASGSRFGSWMTDTMTPSADSRVWYMDGYYKGRRVLEFRTLNDFVTGQNFVQHLLPHPWAGTGHVVFNGSLYYNKYQSNIAVKYHFRSRSVLVQRSLAGAGYNNTFPYSWGGFSDIDFMVDESGLWAVYTTNQNAGNIVVSRVDPQTLEVLHSWDTGYPKRSAGESFMICGTLYVTNSHLAGAKIYFAYYTNTSSYEYTDIPFHNQYSHISMLDYNPRERVLYTWNNGHQVIYNVTLFHVIKTSGEL; this is encoded by the exons ATGCGCTTCATCCccggcctcctcctcctcctctccgcCGGTTCCCCCGCGATGCAG ACCCTCTTCCAGAGCCCCGACGAGGGCTGGCAGGTTTACACCTCGGCGCAAGCCCCCGACGGCAAATGCCTCTGCACGGCCGTCATCCCCGTCCAGGGCACTTGCTCCCGCGACCTGCGCAGCCACCAGCTCCGTCAGCTCATGGAGAAG GTGCAGAACATCTCCCAGTCGATGGAGGTGCTGGACCTCCGGACCTACCGGGACCTCCAGTACGTGCGCAACACCGAGTCCCTGATGAAGGGCTTGGACTCCAGGCTGAAGGTGGCTGCTGAAAGCCAGAAAAGCCTCAACGCCAAGAGCTTCCAG GAGCTCAAGGACAAGATGAcggagctgctgcctctgatGCCCGTCCTGGATCAGTACAAGTCGGACACGAGGCTGATCGTGCACCTGAAGGAGGAGGTGAGGAACCTCTCCGGGAGCTTGCTGGCCATCCAGGAGGAGATGGGTGCCTACGACTACGAGGAACTGCAGCAGCGGGTGCTGATGCTGGAGGCACGGCTGCACGCCTGCATGCAAAAACTGG GTTGTGGGAAGCTGACGGGCGTCAGCAATCCCATCACCATCCGAGCATCGGGATCCCGCTTCGGGTCGTGGATGACCGACACGATGACACCCAGCGCTGACAGCCGG GTGTGGTACATGGACGGTTACTACAAGGGCCGCCGCGTCTTGGAGTTTCGGACCTTGAACGACTTCGTGACGGGACAGAACTTCGTGCAGCATCTCCTGCCGCATCCCTGGGCCGGCACCGGCCACGTGGTCTTCAACGGGTCCCTCTACTACAACAAATACCAGAGTAACATCGCGGTGAAGTACCACTTTCGCTCCCGCAGCGTCCTGGTGCAGCGCAGCCTCGCCGGCGCCGGCTACAACAACACCTTCCCTTATTCTTGGGGTGGTTTCTCCGACATCGACTTCATGGTGGACGAGAGCGGGCTGTGGGCCGTCTACACCACCAACCAAAACGCCGGCAACATCGTGGTGAGCCGGGTGGACCCCCAGACGCTGGAAGTCCTGCATAGCTGGGACACAGGTTACCCCAAACGAAGCGCCGGAGAGTCCTTCATGATCTGTGGCACGCTCTACGTCACCAACTCCCACCTTGCCGGCGCCAAGATCTATTTTGCCTACTACACAAACACTTCCAGCTACGAATACACGGATATTCCCTTCCACAACCAGTATTCCCACATATCCATGCTGGACTACAACCCGCGGGAGAGGGTGCTCTACACCTGGAACAACGGCCACCAGGTCATCTACAACGTCACGCTCTTCCACGTCATAAAGACGTCGGGCGAGCTGTGA
- the OLFM2 gene encoding noelin-2 isoform X1: protein MTVPLLKIGAVLSTMAMVTNWMSQTLPSLVGLNGTAVSRAGTSEKITLFQSPDEGWQVYTSAQAPDGKCLCTAVIPVQGTCSRDLRSHQLRQLMEKVQNISQSMEVLDLRTYRDLQYVRNTESLMKGLDSRLKVAAESQKSLNAKSFQELKDKMTELLPLMPVLDQYKSDTRLIVHLKEEVRNLSGSLLAIQEEMGAYDYEELQQRVLMLEARLHACMQKLGCGKLTGVSNPITIRASGSRFGSWMTDTMTPSADSRVWYMDGYYKGRRVLEFRTLNDFVTGQNFVQHLLPHPWAGTGHVVFNGSLYYNKYQSNIAVKYHFRSRSVLVQRSLAGAGYNNTFPYSWGGFSDIDFMVDESGLWAVYTTNQNAGNIVVSRVDPQTLEVLHSWDTGYPKRSAGESFMICGTLYVTNSHLAGAKIYFAYYTNTSSYEYTDIPFHNQYSHISMLDYNPRERVLYTWNNGHQVIYNVTLFHVIKTSGEL, encoded by the exons ATGACGGTGCCGCTGCTGAAGATCGGGGCCGTGCTGAGCACCATGGCCATGGTCACCAACTGGATGTCCCAGACTTTACCCTCCCTGGTGGGGCTCAACGGTACCGCCGTGTCCCGGGCCGGCACCTCCGAGAAGATC ACCCTCTTCCAGAGCCCCGACGAGGGCTGGCAGGTTTACACCTCGGCGCAAGCCCCCGACGGCAAATGCCTCTGCACGGCCGTCATCCCCGTCCAGGGCACTTGCTCCCGCGACCTGCGCAGCCACCAGCTCCGTCAGCTCATGGAGAAG GTGCAGAACATCTCCCAGTCGATGGAGGTGCTGGACCTCCGGACCTACCGGGACCTCCAGTACGTGCGCAACACCGAGTCCCTGATGAAGGGCTTGGACTCCAGGCTGAAGGTGGCTGCTGAAAGCCAGAAAAGCCTCAACGCCAAGAGCTTCCAG GAGCTCAAGGACAAGATGAcggagctgctgcctctgatGCCCGTCCTGGATCAGTACAAGTCGGACACGAGGCTGATCGTGCACCTGAAGGAGGAGGTGAGGAACCTCTCCGGGAGCTTGCTGGCCATCCAGGAGGAGATGGGTGCCTACGACTACGAGGAACTGCAGCAGCGGGTGCTGATGCTGGAGGCACGGCTGCACGCCTGCATGCAAAAACTGG GTTGTGGGAAGCTGACGGGCGTCAGCAATCCCATCACCATCCGAGCATCGGGATCCCGCTTCGGGTCGTGGATGACCGACACGATGACACCCAGCGCTGACAGCCGG GTGTGGTACATGGACGGTTACTACAAGGGCCGCCGCGTCTTGGAGTTTCGGACCTTGAACGACTTCGTGACGGGACAGAACTTCGTGCAGCATCTCCTGCCGCATCCCTGGGCCGGCACCGGCCACGTGGTCTTCAACGGGTCCCTCTACTACAACAAATACCAGAGTAACATCGCGGTGAAGTACCACTTTCGCTCCCGCAGCGTCCTGGTGCAGCGCAGCCTCGCCGGCGCCGGCTACAACAACACCTTCCCTTATTCTTGGGGTGGTTTCTCCGACATCGACTTCATGGTGGACGAGAGCGGGCTGTGGGCCGTCTACACCACCAACCAAAACGCCGGCAACATCGTGGTGAGCCGGGTGGACCCCCAGACGCTGGAAGTCCTGCATAGCTGGGACACAGGTTACCCCAAACGAAGCGCCGGAGAGTCCTTCATGATCTGTGGCACGCTCTACGTCACCAACTCCCACCTTGCCGGCGCCAAGATCTATTTTGCCTACTACACAAACACTTCCAGCTACGAATACACGGATATTCCCTTCCACAACCAGTATTCCCACATATCCATGCTGGACTACAACCCGCGGGAGAGGGTGCTCTACACCTGGAACAACGGCCACCAGGTCATCTACAACGTCACGCTCTTCCACGTCATAAAGACGTCGGGCGAGCTGTGA
- the RDH8 gene encoding retinol dehydrogenase 8 isoform X2, with amino-acid sequence MRDLRKKEKLEEAAGPALGKTLSIQRLDVCSDSSVAECMESIPGGRVDVLVNNAGVGHVGPVESISVEEMKRIFETNFFGAVRMIKAVLPDMKRRQSGHIVVISSVMGLQGIVFNDVYAASKFAVEGFCESLAVQLLQFNVFVSMVEPGPVNTDFELKLMEEVSRSEFPGTDPATVRYFKDVYLPASHEIFATLGQSPAAVAEAIVNVIRARRPAFRTQTNSLYTPLVALKYADPSGDLSVRTYYRLLFNYGTLFHLSMAALRCLTCGCFRRRVTPL; translated from the exons ATGCGGGACCTACGGAAGAAGGAGAAATTGGAGGAGGCGGCCGGACCGGCGCTGGGAAAGACGTTGAGCATCCAACGCCTGGATGTCTGCAGCGACAGCTCGGTGGCAGAGTGCATGGAAAGCATCCCCGGGGGACGGGTGGATGTGCTGG TGAATAACGCCGGCGTGGGGCACGTCGGTCCGGTGGAGAGTATCAGTGTGGAGGAGATGAAGCGCATCTTCGAGACCAACTTCTTTGGGGCCGTGAGGATGATCAAAGCCGTCCTCCCCGACATGAAGCGGCGACAGAGCGGTCACATCGTGGTCATCAGTAGCGTCATGGGGCTGCAgg GGATCGTCTTCAACGACGTCTATGCCGCCTCCAAGTTCGCCGTGGAGGGGTTCTGCGAGAGCCTGGCcgtgcagctgctgcagttcaACGTCTT CGTCTCCATGGTGGAACCGGGCCCCGTGAACACGGATTTTGAGTTGAAGCTGATGGAAGAGGTTTCACGCTCCGAGTTTCCCGGCACCGACCCGGCTACCGTGCGGTACTTCAAGGACGTATACCTGCCGGCTTCCCACGAAATCTTTGCCACGCTggggcagagccctgctgcCGTGGCTGAG GCGATCGTGAACGTGATCAGAGCCAGGCGTCCGGCTTTCCGCACGCAAACCAACAGCCTCTACACGCCGTTGGTGGCCCTCAAGTACGCGGATCCCTCGGGGGACCTGTCCGTGAGGACCTACTACCGCCTGCTCTTCAACTACGGCACCCTCTTCCACCTCAGCATGGCCGCCCTGCGGTGCCTCACCTGCGGCTGCTTCCGACGTAGGGTCACCCCGCTCTGA
- the RDH8 gene encoding retinol dehydrogenase 8 isoform X1, with the protein MATLVPRTVLITGCSSGIGLAVAVRLAQDPQQRFQVIATMRDLRKKEKLEEAAGPALGKTLSIQRLDVCSDSSVAECMESIPGGRVDVLVNNAGVGHVGPVESISVEEMKRIFETNFFGAVRMIKAVLPDMKRRQSGHIVVISSVMGLQGIVFNDVYAASKFAVEGFCESLAVQLLQFNVFVSMVEPGPVNTDFELKLMEEVSRSEFPGTDPATVRYFKDVYLPASHEIFATLGQSPAAVAEAIVNVIRARRPAFRTQTNSLYTPLVALKYADPSGDLSVRTYYRLLFNYGTLFHLSMAALRCLTCGCFRRRVTPL; encoded by the exons ATGGCCACCCTCGTGCCCCGCACCGTCCTCATCACCGGTTGCTCCTCCGGCATCGGCCTCGCCGTCGCCGTGAGGTTGGCGCAGGACCCCCAGCAACGCTTCCAGG TCATCGCCACCATGCGGGACCTACGGAAGAAGGAGAAATTGGAGGAGGCGGCCGGACCGGCGCTGGGAAAGACGTTGAGCATCCAACGCCTGGATGTCTGCAGCGACAGCTCGGTGGCAGAGTGCATGGAAAGCATCCCCGGGGGACGGGTGGATGTGCTGG TGAATAACGCCGGCGTGGGGCACGTCGGTCCGGTGGAGAGTATCAGTGTGGAGGAGATGAAGCGCATCTTCGAGACCAACTTCTTTGGGGCCGTGAGGATGATCAAAGCCGTCCTCCCCGACATGAAGCGGCGACAGAGCGGTCACATCGTGGTCATCAGTAGCGTCATGGGGCTGCAgg GGATCGTCTTCAACGACGTCTATGCCGCCTCCAAGTTCGCCGTGGAGGGGTTCTGCGAGAGCCTGGCcgtgcagctgctgcagttcaACGTCTT CGTCTCCATGGTGGAACCGGGCCCCGTGAACACGGATTTTGAGTTGAAGCTGATGGAAGAGGTTTCACGCTCCGAGTTTCCCGGCACCGACCCGGCTACCGTGCGGTACTTCAAGGACGTATACCTGCCGGCTTCCCACGAAATCTTTGCCACGCTggggcagagccctgctgcCGTGGCTGAG GCGATCGTGAACGTGATCAGAGCCAGGCGTCCGGCTTTCCGCACGCAAACCAACAGCCTCTACACGCCGTTGGTGGCCCTCAAGTACGCGGATCCCTCGGGGGACCTGTCCGTGAGGACCTACTACCGCCTGCTCTTCAACTACGGCACCCTCTTCCACCTCAGCATGGCCGCCCTGCGGTGCCTCACCTGCGGCTGCTTCCGACGTAGGGTCACCCCGCTCTGA
- the COL5A3 gene encoding LOW QUALITY PROTEIN: collagen alpha-3(V) chain (The sequence of the model RefSeq protein was modified relative to this genomic sequence to represent the inferred CDS: inserted 2 bases in 1 codon): MEGLPVPAALLAALLTLLQGLPPARAAVPVDVLQMLGMQDGRDGVSVTAGICPQRPGTEDPDFAFRVDNRTQLSAPTRQLFPGGSFPEDFSILATVRARRGGQAFLLSIYDERGVQQLGMEIGLSPVFLYEDQEGRPAPEQYPVFRRVNLADGRWHRVALAVKGTNVSLLVDCHLLATLPLERGPQPLVSTEGVTIFGARLLDEEVFEGDVQQLLIVADPEAAHSYCQLYMPGCDQPLLYPLLAPFPEESSPEPTAAPRRKGKKGKGKGKRKGKGKKRRNKELLEQHETSVPSVTASQASAPTPTPSMEESSLPPVPSSLATTVSVTLNGTDPFEDTGEELMLELEDDGVAGAGSTELPGYEDYYDGDPASRERFGPAEREETVIQAPQEPNLKGEKGEPAIVEPGWRFEGPPGPPGPAGETGPLGPPGLPGLPGDPGDQGPAGRPGLPGADGIRGPAGTMIMLPFQFGGDSLKGPTVSFQEAQAQAILQQAKLAMKGPPGPMGLTGRPGPLGLPGHPGLKGDAGDMGPRGPRGMQGPPGLPGKLGRRGRAGADGARGLPGETGPKGDRGFDGLPGLPGEKGHRGDVGKPGPAGPPGEKGAKGSDGLPGPRGQPGEPGMRGLIGSRGSPGPPGPPGASGIDGAPGPKGNVGIHGEPGPPGQQGNPGPQGLPGPQGPVGLPGEKGLPGKPGIQGVAGADGPPGHPGREGPAGEKGLQGPVGAPGPVGYPGPRGVKGAFGVRGLKGSKGEKGEDGFPGFKGDMGPKGDRGDQGLLGPRGEDGPEGLKGQTGPVGEPGAPGPAGEKGKLGVPGLPGYPGRQGPKGSTGFQGPMGLAGEKGKRGKAGQAGQTGQRGPSGLPGERGLPGPTGKPGPKGDPGHDGAPGAVGEKGPQGPQGPNGFPGTKGPPGPAGKDGLPGHPGQRGEPGFHGKTGPPGPTGVVGPQGKSGETGPVGERGHPGPPGPPGEQGLPGAAGREGAKGDPGPAGIPGKSGPPGIHGFPGTRGAPGETGPPGLKGGEGPPGPPGPTGSPGERGPTGTAGGIGLPGRGGAQGPPGPIGEKGSPGERGPMGPAGHDGIQGPVGLPGPGGPPGPAGEDGDKGEMGLPGQKGSKGDKGEAGPPGPTGIQGPIGHPGPAGADGEPGRRGQQGMFGQKGDEGSRGHLGLSGPPGLQGMPGPPGEKGENGDVGPMGPPGAPGPRGPQGPSGAEGPQGMPGSVGQPGAVGEKGEPGEAGDPGAAGEPGPPGVKGDVGEKGDTGQSGAAGPPGKKGPPGEDGAKGNLGPIGFPGDPGPPGDPGVPGLDGAAGEKGDSGDPGLPGPPGASGEPGPPGPPGRRGPMGPLGREGRQGEKGAKGQPGTEGPPGKTGPVGAQGPPGRPGSEGLRGIPGPAGEQGLLGAPGQAGPPGPLGPVGLPGLKGDPGHKGDKGHAGLIGLIGPPGEMGEKGDQGLPGIQGPPGPKGDPGLAGPTGPTGPPGPPGLSGPLGQKGSKGSPGALGPRGDTGPPGPPGPPGRPAELLEPLPSSRSRRHRRATKGVPGEQXEPPPDYEGLEEVYASLSSLRTEVEQLRRPLGTPESPARVCRELQLCHPHLQDGEYWIDPNQGCSRDAFRVFCNFTAGGETCLFPDKKFEAVRLAAWNREKPGTWYSTFKRGKKFSYVDTDGNAVPVTQLTFLRLLSASARQNFTLNCQHAAAWYDARAGTFARALRFRGANEEELGHNHPAAPIRALHDGCQGRRGQERTVLEVTSSHVERLPLMDVAVVDFGDANQKFGFELGPVCFMG; the protein is encoded by the exons ATGGAGGGTCTCCCGGTCCCCGCCGCGCTCCTCGCCGCTCTCCTCAccctgctgcaggggctgccccCGGCCAGGGCAG CGGTGCCCGTGGACGTGCTGCAGATGCTGGGCATGCAGGACGGCCGGGACGGCGTCTCCGTCACTGCTGGGATCTGCCCGCAGCGCCCGGGGACCGAAGACCCCGATTTCGCTTTCCGCGTGGACAACCGCACCCAGCTCAGCGCACCCACCCGGCAGCTCTTCCCCG gtggCTCCTTCCCCGAGGACTTCTCCATCCTGGCCACGGTACGTGCCCGGCGTGGAGGACAAGCCTTCCTGCTCTCCATCTACGATGAGCGAGGCGTGCAGCAGCTGGGCATGGAGATCGGACTCTCGCCCGTCTTCCTCTACGAGGACCAGGAGGGCCGGCCGGCCCCCGAGCAGTACCCCGTCTTCCGCAGGGTCAACCTGGCCGATGGCAG GTGGCACCGCGTGGCATTGGCCGTGAAGGGCACCAACGTCTCCTTGCTGGTGGATTGTCACCTCCTCGCCACGCTGCCGCTGGAGCGGGGACCTCAGCCCCTCGTTAGCACTGAGGGGGTGACGATTTTTGGGGCCCGCCTCCTGGATGAGGAGGTGTTCGAG GGTGATGTCCAGCAGCTGCTGATTGTGGCCGACCCCGAGGCCGCCCACTCCTACTGCCAGCTCTACATGCCAGGCTGCGACCAGCCCCTGCTCTACCCCCTCCTAGCCCCCTTCCCGGAGGAG AGCAGCCCGGAGCCCACCGCTGCCCCACGTAGGAAGGgcaagaagggaaaggggaaaggcaAGCGGAAGGGCAAGGGCAAGAAGAGGAGGAacaaggagctgctggagcagcacgAGACCTCTGTGCCCTCCGTCACGGCCAGCCAG GCCAGCGCACCCACACCGACGCCGTCCATGGAGGAGAGCTCCCTGCCGCCGGTCCCCTCCAGCCTTGCCACCACCGTGAGCGTCACCCTGAACGGCACCGACCCCTTCGAG GACACTGGCGAGGAGCTTATGCTTGAACTTGAAGATGATGGAGTCGCCGGGGCTGGTAGCACGGAGCTGCCGGGCTATGAGGACTACTACGACGGGGACCCTGCGAGCCGGGAGCGGTTCGGCCCTGCTGAGCGGGAGGAGACGGTGATCCAGGCTCCCCAG GAGCCTAACTTGAAGGGGGAGAAGGGCGAGCCAGCCATCGTGGAACCG GGTTGGCGATTCGAGGGGCCGCCGGGACCCCCAGGCCCTGCG GGGGAAACAGGTCCCCTGGGACCACCGGGTCTCCCAGGGCTGCCCGGGGACCCTGGAGATCAG GGTCCCGCAGGACGGCCGGGGCTGCCAGGAGCTGATGGAATCCGCGGCCCGGCGGGGACGATGATCATGTTGCCA tTCCAGTTCGGTGGAGACTCCCTCAAGGGTCCCACTGTCTCTTTCCAAGAAGCCCAAGCCCAAGCGATCCTGCAGCAGGCGAAG cttGCCATGAAGGGTCCCCCAGGTCCCATGGGGCTGACCGGCCGCCCAGGACCGCTG GGTCTACCTGGACACCCGGGACTGAAAGGAGACGCGGGGGACATGGGGCCACGG GGTCCCCGGGGAATGCAGGGACCACCGGGACTGCCGGGGAAGCTGGGCAGACGG GGTCGTGCTGGAGCGGATGGTGCCAGGGGTCTCCCGGGGGAAACCGGACCCAAG GGTGACAGGGGCTTCGACGGGCTGCCGGGGCTGCCAGGCGAGAAGGGCCACAGG GGTGACGTGGGGAAACCAGGACCAGCGGGCCCCCCTGGGGAGAAAGGCGCCAAG GGCTCAGACGGCCTCCCGGGACCTCGGGGGCAGCCTGGGGAACCT GGTATGCGAGGCCTGATCGGTTCACGTGGCTCCCCCGGGCCCCCCGGACCACCG ggtGCCAGCGGCATTGACGGAGCGCCGGGGCCCAAAGGCAATGTG GGAATCCACGGGGAGCCGGGACCCCCGGGACAGCAAGGGAACCCCGGTCCGCAG GGTCTGCCTGGCCCCCAGGGCCCCGTCGGGCTGCCAGGGGAGAAG GGCCTGCCAGGGAAGCCGGGAATACAGGGTGTGGCTGGGGCCGACGGGCCCCCG GGTCACCCTGGCCGAGAAGGGCCAGCCGGAGAGAAGGGCCTCCAG GGCCCTGTGGGTGCCCCTGGTCCCGTCGGTTATCCAGGACCCCGTGGGGTGAAG GGAGCTTTTGGCGTGCGGGGCCTGAAGGGCAGCAAAGGGGAGAAG GGAGAAGACGGATTCCCCGGCTTTAAGGGGGACATGGGCCCCAAGGGCGACAGG GGTGACCAGGGTCTGCTGGGCCCCCGCGGTGAGGACGGCCCTGAGGGGCTGAAGGGGCAGACAGGTCCCGTGGGGGAACCGGGTGCTCCCGGTCCTGCAGGCGAGAAG GGCAAGCTGGGAGTGCCGGGTCTCCCAGGCTATCCCGGGCGCCAGGGCCCCAAG GGCTCCACTGGCTTCCAGGGTCccatggggctggcaggagagaAAGGCAAGAGG GGCAAGGCTGGCCAGGCTGGGCAGACGGGACAGCGAGGGCCCTCG GGCCTCCCAGGGGAGCGAGGTCTGCCTGGTCCCACAGGGAAACCCGGCCCGAAG GGAGATCCTGGCCATGATGGGGCCCCTGGCGCAGTGGGAGAGAAG GGTCCCCAAGGTCCACAAGGACCCAACGGCTTCCCGGGCACGAAAGGTCCCCCT gGTCCCGCCGGGAAGGACGGCTTGCCAGGACACCCGGGACAGCGTGGCGAGCCG GGGTTTCATGGCAAAActggcccccccggccccacaGGGGTGGTGGGACCCCAG GGTAAATCAGGTGAGACGGGGCCCGTGGGAGAGAGGGGGCACCCaggcccccccggcccccctgGAGAACAGGGcctgcctggagctgctggccGAGAAGGAGCCAAG GGGGACCCTGGCCCTGCTGGCATCCCTGGTAAGAGCGGCCCCCCAGGCATCCACGGCTTTCCCGGCACACGGGGGGCACCTGGAGAGACG GGTCCACCTGGCTTGAAGGGTGGGGAAGGTCCCCCTGGTCCCCCTGGACCCACA ggTTCCCCCGGAGAGCGAGGACCAACGGGGACTGCTGGAGGCATTGGACTGCCGGGCCGGGGGGGTGCACAGGGTCCCCCCGGTCCCATTGGCGAGAAGGGCTCCCCG GGTGAGCGAGGTCCCATGGGTCCGGCCGGGCATGATGGGATCCAGGGTCCCGTGGGGCTGCCAGGCCCAGGCGGACCCCCCGGCCCTGCCGGAGAAGATGGGGACAAG GGCGAGATGGGGCTTCCCGGACAGAAGGGCAGCAAAGGCGACAAGGGCGAGGCG GGTCCCCCCGGACCGACAGGAATCCAGGGACCCATCGGGCACCCTGGCCCCGCG GGAGCGGACGGGGAGCCAGGGCGCCGCGGGCAGCAGGGGATGTTTGGGCAGAAAGGAGATGAGGGATCGCGGGGTCACCTTGGCCTAAGCGGCCCCCCTGGCCTGCAG GGCATGCCAGGCCCACCGGGCGAGAAGGGCGAGAATGGAGACGTTGGCCCCATG GGCCCCCCCGGCGCACCGGGACCCCGTGGGCCGCAGGGACCCAGCGGTGCCGAG GGTCCCCAGGGAATGCCGGGCAGCGTGGGACAGCCGGGTGCCGTGGGAGAAAAG GGTGAGCCAGGCGAAGCGGGAGATCCCGGAGCCGCGGGGGAGCCCGGACCACCC GGCGTGAAAGGAGAtgtgggggagaagggagacaCAGGGCAGTCGGGAGCAGCTGGACCCCCTGGCAAGAAGGGCCCACCAGGAGAGGATGGAGCCAAAGGCAACCTG gGTCCCATCGGCTTCCCTGGTGATCCCGGTCCCCCCGGAGACCCCGGTGTGCCG GGTCTGGacggagctgctggagagaaGGGTGACAGCGGGGACCCCGGTCTGCCG GGTCCGCCAGGCGCTTCAGGGGAGCCGGGTCCCCCGGGTCCCCCCGGACGGAGG GGACCCATGGGACCGTTGGGGCGCGAGGGCCGTCAGGGCGAGAAGGGTGCCAAG GGACAACCCGGCACAGAGGGGCCACCCGGGAAGACGGGGCCCGTGGGGGCACAGGGGCCGCCGGGACGGCCGGGCTCTGAAGGACTGCGCGGGATCCCCGGCCCTGCC GGTGAACAAGGTCTGCTGGGGGCTCCGGGACAAGCGGGACCACCCGGCCCCCTG GGGCCCGTGGGTTTGCCTGGCCTCAAGGGAGACCCCGGCCACAAGGGAGATAAG GGCCATGCTGGACTGATTGGGCTCATTGGACCACCAGGAGAGATGGGGGAGAAAGGAGACCAGGGGCTCCCGGGCATTCAGGGTCCCCCGGGACCCAAAGGAGACCCT GGTTTGGCTGGACCCACCGGCCCCACTgggccccccggcccccccgggcTCTCA GGACCCTTGGGCCAGAAGGGCTCCAAAGGCTCGCCG GGTGCTCTGGGTCCCCGAGGTGACACAGGCCCCCCCGGTCCCCCGGGACCACCG GGCCGCCCAGCCGAGCTGCTCGAGCCGCTGCCCTCGAGCCGGAGCAGGAGGCACCGACGGGCAACCAAAGGGGTtccaggggagca ggagccCCCCCCGGATTAcgaggggctggaggaggtgtACGCGTCGCTCAGCTCCCTGCGCACCGAGGTGGAGCAGCTGAGACGGCCCCTGGGCACCCCTGAGAGCCCCGCGCGGgtctgcagggagctgcagctttGCCACCCGCACCTCCAGGACG gcGAATACTGGATTGACCCCAACCAGGGCTGCTCCCGAGACGCCTTCCGCGTTTTCTGTAACTTCACAGCCGGCGGCGAGACCTGTCTTTTCCCCGATAAGAAGTTTGAGGCT GTCCGACTGGCCGCCTGGAACAGGGAGAAGCCGGGGACGTGGTACAGCACCTTCAAAAGGGGCAAGAAG ttCTCCTACGTGGACACGGACGGGAACGCCGTGCCCGTGACCCAACTCACCTTCCTGCGTCTCCTGAGTGCCAGCGCCCGCCAAAACTTCACGCTCAACTGCCAGCACGCCGCCGCCTGGTACGACGCCCGTGCCGGCACCTTTGCCCGTGCCCTGCGCTTCCGCGGGGCCAacgaggaggagctggggcacAACCACCCGGCCGCCCCCATCCGTGCCCTCCACGACGGCTGCCAG GGACGTCGTGGCCAGGAGCGGACGGTGCTGGAGGTGACCTCGTCCCACGTCGAGCGGCTGCCCCTGATGGACGTGGCCGTCGTTGACTTCGGAGACGCCAATCAGAAATTCGGCTTCGAGCTGGGACCCGTCTGCTTCATGGGCTGA